From the genome of Scytonema hofmannii PCC 7110, one region includes:
- a CDS encoding DUF4350 domain-containing protein, which translates to MKRSNRLVWIGGLVLGILVLLTFISAPTTSKNNSGSTYSRYPEGYGAWYAYMESRGIRIQRWQKPFSDLDTEKRPVTFVQISGYQRQPFLYSDEQEWVEKGNRLVIVGVREPVTAAKFTTKQESSAGEVKIDTRRRHPFNKGEKVSLGDRFGAIVWEENYGKGTAIFVIPSYLGANAYQDNPENFQYLANLVSQKGNLLFVDEYIHGYKEPSVRKQEGKGDIWSYLAQTPLMPAFVQGGVLLLVLIWGQNRRFGKAVVLETPILDNSEAYIQALAGVLQKAESRDFVVEMVGKEEQLQLQKALGLGQQLLDRPSLVNAWVQQTGVAATELDEVLNLQSQKRRLSEKELVSWLEKWKILRQQILVKNR; encoded by the coding sequence ATGAAACGCTCAAACCGTCTTGTTTGGATTGGCGGATTGGTATTAGGTATACTTGTATTACTAACCTTTATATCAGCGCCAACAACCAGTAAAAATAATAGTGGTTCCACTTACAGCCGTTATCCCGAAGGATATGGGGCTTGGTATGCTTATATGGAAAGTCGAGGAATTCGCATCCAACGCTGGCAAAAACCTTTTAGCGATTTGGATACCGAGAAACGTCCAGTCACTTTTGTGCAAATAAGCGGTTATCAAAGACAGCCCTTTTTATATAGTGACGAGCAAGAATGGGTAGAAAAAGGGAATCGCTTAGTCATTGTTGGAGTGCGCGAACCCGTGACAGCTGCAAAATTTACCACAAAGCAAGAATCCTCGGCTGGTGAAGTCAAGATTGATACACGACGGCGACACCCATTTAATAAAGGAGAAAAAGTTAGTTTGGGCGATCGCTTTGGTGCAATTGTGTGGGAAGAAAATTACGGTAAAGGAACAGCAATTTTTGTGATTCCTTCCTACTTAGGTGCTAATGCTTACCAAGATAATCCAGAGAATTTCCAATATTTAGCAAATTTAGTCAGCCAGAAAGGTAACTTATTATTTGTAGACGAGTACATTCACGGTTATAAAGAACCCAGTGTTAGGAAACAAGAAGGCAAAGGGGACATATGGAGTTACTTAGCACAAACCCCCTTAATGCCAGCGTTCGTCCAAGGAGGTGTACTGTTACTGGTACTGATTTGGGGACAAAACCGACGCTTTGGTAAAGCAGTCGTCTTAGAGACGCCCATTCTTGATAACAGTGAAGCTTATATTCAAGCGTTAGCAGGAGTTTTACAAAAAGCCGAATCTAGGGATTTTGTAGTGGAGATGGTTGGGAAAGAAGAACAACTGCAACTCCAAAAAGCTTTGGGCTTGGGACAGCAATTACTCGATCGTCCCAGTTTAGTTAATGCTTGGGTACAACAAACAGGGGTTGCTGCTACAGAATTAGATGAAGTGTTAAACTTACAATCGCAAAAACGTCGCTTGAGTGAAAAGGAACTGGTCAGTTGGTTGGAAAAATGGAAAATACTAAGGCAGCAGATCTTAGTTAAGAATCGTTAA
- a CDS encoding AAA family ATPase: MSAYPNPQEEWDNIPADRLYEKCLLELRDLLRSRYSLIFLRSSEENRAVRCAILAHDKCVDRVNLKEGSLCRWDSKTGFQKRLSAIQGSDETRWEQLANPSSENTSAVIQALDTLQRQLQECAIANPDKQYTYILPDWSALIGSDDCSIARRLKELLLEIEDRIPRPRMTLIVIGADWSIPTILRNNVHILDLPLPTGQELYDKVFSVASQKYELSEAEAKRLAELAQGIPLQAAIQTARLISTRVLWSKPEATGKLLLEVKKQEIRKTGVLEYYAPQGEGLKGVGGLENVKAWIESRKVWFEQDLEPEMRPRAILLEGFPGCGKTFIARAIAQEWCVPQINFEISRLQSKFVGESESNTFQALRAIEASAPNILFMDEIDKAFSGTGTDTSGVSTRQFGTFLSWLNDHKYPIFFIATSNDREKLPPELFRAGRFDEIFIVMPPNTQERIEIIQKCIQTHKLLPINRSALEELVSRTSGFSGAELDKLVKETKYLAGFQGTPTDSHWEQALSKINPQYRTSNMQRLLQKYLKLLEDGGGLPASSIEEGFLNQLIL, from the coding sequence ATGAGTGCTTACCCTAACCCTCAAGAAGAATGGGATAACATTCCTGCCGATCGCCTCTATGAAAAATGTTTGCTGGAACTCCGGGATCTTTTACGATCGCGGTATTCTTTGATTTTTTTACGTTCGTCTGAAGAAAACCGTGCTGTTCGATGTGCCATTCTAGCTCACGACAAGTGTGTCGATCGGGTCAACCTTAAGGAAGGAAGTCTGTGTCGATGGGATAGCAAAACTGGTTTTCAAAAACGTTTATCAGCTATTCAAGGCTCTGATGAAACACGGTGGGAGCAGTTAGCGAATCCATCGTCTGAGAATACCAGTGCTGTTATTCAAGCTCTCGATACTTTACAGAGACAGTTACAGGAGTGTGCGATCGCAAATCCCGATAAACAGTATACCTATATTCTTCCTGATTGGTCAGCTTTAATCGGCTCTGATGATTGTTCAATAGCACGTAGATTAAAAGAATTACTCCTAGAGATTGAGGATAGGATACCCCGTCCACGCATGACATTGATTGTTATTGGTGCAGACTGGTCGATTCCCACAATTCTTCGTAATAATGTTCATATTCTCGATCTACCTCTACCGACAGGACAGGAGCTTTACGATAAGGTCTTCAGTGTTGCATCACAGAAGTATGAACTTTCAGAAGCAGAAGCAAAACGACTTGCTGAACTCGCCCAAGGTATACCACTACAAGCAGCTATTCAAACAGCTCGGTTAATTAGTACCCGTGTATTGTGGTCAAAACCAGAGGCTACGGGGAAATTGTTGCTAGAAGTTAAGAAGCAGGAAATCAGAAAAACAGGTGTTTTAGAATATTACGCTCCTCAAGGAGAAGGTCTCAAAGGTGTAGGTGGACTAGAAAATGTCAAAGCTTGGATTGAGAGTCGTAAAGTTTGGTTTGAGCAGGATTTAGAACCGGAAATGCGCCCACGGGCTATTTTACTGGAAGGTTTTCCTGGCTGTGGTAAGACGTTCATCGCTAGAGCGATCGCTCAAGAATGGTGTGTCCCACAAATTAACTTTGAAATTTCCCGTCTCCAATCTAAATTTGTGGGTGAGTCGGAAAGTAATACGTTCCAAGCTTTAAGAGCTATCGAAGCCTCTGCTCCTAATATTTTGTTTATGGATGAAATTGACAAGGCTTTTTCTGGTACAGGGACTGACACCTCTGGAGTAAGTACGCGTCAATTTGGGACTTTCTTATCATGGTTGAACGATCATAAATATCCTATATTTTTCATTGCGACCTCAAATGACAGAGAAAAGCTTCCTCCTGAACTTTTTCGGGCTGGTCGTTTTGATGAAATATTCATCGTTATGCCACCAAATACTCAAGAACGAATAGAGATAATTCAGAAATGTATTCAAACACATAAACTCTTACCTATTAATCGTTCTGCTTTAGAAGAATTAGTGAGCCGAACATCAGGTTTTTCTGGTGCTGAGTTAGATAAATTAGTTAAAGAAACAAAATATTTGGCAGGTTTTCAAGGTACACCAACTGATAGTCATTGGGAGCAAGCTTTATCAAAAATTAATCCTCAATATCGGACTAGTAATATGCAAAGATTGCTGCAAAAGTATCTAAAACTTTTGGAAGATGGCGGAGGATTGCCAGCTTCATCGATTGAAGAAGGTTTTTTAAATCAACTGATTTTATAA
- a CDS encoding stage II sporulation protein M — translation MNIQRWIARREPNWQRLDVLLSQVEKKGLKSLKSSEIRELASLYRSVAADLARARTQQLGNTILQNLHFLTNRGYAQIYQGSRRQEWQAVVQFYRWGLPSAVQQTFPYIAAAFATFLLGALVAWWYAWQDPTFMSGVVPERLIKMVRDERKLWMGSIVGIEPLASSGITINNLSVSFGAVTGGMTAGLYTAYLMVFNGLLIGAIATLVGQNNLAYPFWAFVLPHGSLELPAIFLAGGAGFLIGRAILFPGKYRRVDALKFYGSKAVQLVFGIVPMLVVAGIIEGFFSPNPSVPDPFKYVVGMGLFIGLVVYFSRQQKGL, via the coding sequence ATGAATATTCAACGTTGGATTGCTCGACGAGAACCCAATTGGCAGCGTCTCGACGTATTGTTAAGCCAAGTAGAGAAAAAAGGTTTAAAATCGCTGAAATCTAGTGAAATTAGAGAATTAGCAAGTTTGTACCGTTCGGTTGCTGCAGATTTGGCACGCGCCCGCACTCAGCAGCTAGGTAACACAATACTACAAAATCTACATTTTTTAACAAATAGAGGCTACGCACAAATTTATCAAGGTTCGCGCCGTCAGGAATGGCAAGCAGTGGTGCAATTTTACCGTTGGGGACTACCATCGGCGGTGCAGCAAACATTTCCCTACATTGCTGCAGCTTTCGCGACATTCTTGTTAGGAGCCTTAGTAGCTTGGTGGTACGCATGGCAAGATCCAACTTTTATGTCTGGTGTAGTCCCAGAGAGATTAATCAAAATGGTGCGAGACGAGCGCAAATTGTGGATGGGGTCGATAGTTGGTATTGAACCTTTAGCTTCAAGTGGTATTACGATCAATAACTTGTCGGTATCTTTTGGTGCTGTTACAGGTGGGATGACAGCTGGATTGTACACAGCTTACTTAATGGTGTTTAATGGCTTGTTAATTGGAGCTATTGCTACGCTTGTGGGACAAAATAATCTGGCATATCCATTTTGGGCTTTTGTTTTGCCCCATGGATCTTTAGAGTTACCTGCAATCTTTTTAGCAGGTGGGGCAGGTTTTTTAATAGGAAGAGCCATTTTATTTCCCGGTAAATATCGCCGCGTGGATGCTCTCAAGTTTTATGGTTCTAAAGCAGTACAGTTAGTTTTTGGTATTGTACCAATGTTAGTTGTTGCTGGTATCATTGAAGGATTTTTCTCTCCCAATCCCTCTGTGCCAGATCCATTTAAGTATGTTGTAGGAATGGGATTATTTATTGGTTTAGTAGTCTATTTCAGCCGTCAGCAAAAGGGTTTATAA
- a CDS encoding glycerophosphoryl diester phosphodiesterase membrane domain-containing protein, translated as MSHNPGSPSPIQPLSLGNVVSAGLKLYSSHLKSYLTLASVAYLWIFVPVYGWAKCSATLALISRLAFGELVSQPESVESGRRFVNSRLWQFLIMGLLMFAIGIGLAIVIIIPFAIFAGILTGIFVASQTSGATVNPTIVLTILLLTLILLPVFIVALLWIQARFCLVEIPLAVEDNVDGTSTISRSWELTKGNVWRIAAILFVAYLITFPIQLPFTFASAIIQGIVETLAQDNPGYAILLSLLRLVITLVGAALVVPFWQSIKAVIYYDLRSRREGLGLRIRENSDQ; from the coding sequence ATGTCCCATAATCCCGGTTCTCCCAGCCCCATTCAGCCTCTCAGTCTTGGTAATGTTGTCAGTGCAGGGCTGAAATTATACAGTTCTCATCTTAAGTCCTATCTTACGCTTGCATCTGTTGCTTATTTATGGATATTTGTACCTGTCTATGGTTGGGCAAAGTGTTCGGCGACTTTGGCTCTAATATCCCGTTTGGCATTTGGTGAATTAGTCAGTCAACCAGAAAGCGTTGAGAGTGGTCGTCGTTTTGTAAATTCCCGGTTGTGGCAGTTTTTAATTATGGGCTTGTTAATGTTTGCCATTGGTATAGGGTTGGCTATAGTTATAATAATACCCTTTGCTATTTTTGCTGGAATTTTAACTGGGATCTTTGTTGCAAGTCAGACAAGTGGTGCAACTGTTAATCCTACGATTGTCTTGACAATTCTGTTGTTAACACTTATTTTACTGCCAGTTTTTATAGTAGCTCTGCTGTGGATACAAGCCCGGTTTTGCCTTGTTGAAATTCCACTAGCCGTTGAAGATAATGTTGATGGGACTTCAACTATTAGCCGTAGTTGGGAATTAACAAAAGGAAATGTGTGGCGAATTGCAGCAATTTTATTTGTCGCCTATTTGATTACCTTTCCTATACAGCTTCCGTTCACTTTTGCCAGTGCTATTATTCAAGGAATAGTAGAGACTTTAGCTCAAGATAACCCAGGCTACGCCATACTCTTATCTTTGTTACGTCTAGTTATTACTTTGGTAGGTGCTGCTTTGGTAGTCCCATTCTGGCAATCAATTAAAGCAGTGATTTACTATGACTTGCGAAGCCGTCGCGAGGGATTAGGCTTAAGAATACGGGAAAACAGTGACCAGTAA
- a CDS encoding DUF6575 domain-containing protein, with the protein MGNFSPFKGLPNKKKGTVELRDVFINSEDFFVYQIEIVHEDNSKIDIRTIYCDEIVDEYLPDTGQIIQY; encoded by the coding sequence TTGGGTAACTTTTCACCATTTAAGGGACTTCCAAATAAAAAAAAAGGTACGGTCGAACTTAGAGATGTATTTATCAACTCTGAAGATTTTTTTGTATATCAAATAGAAATAGTACACGAAGATAACTCTAAAATTGATATTAGGACTATTTATTGCGATGAGATAGTGGATGAATACTTACCAGACACTGGTCAGATAATTCAATATTGA
- a CDS encoding NADAR family protein codes for MTIYFYKVWQPYGCFSNFSFHSIQFDGVCWSTVEHYYQAQKFVGTRDAVAIPLIYAAETPEQAAALGRDCSRQVRPDWEIVKTQVMREAVLKKFLTHADIREILLATSDQLIVENSPTDYFWGCGAKNTGQNYLGKILMSVREDLRTLPSLSRISESLRFEVSN; via the coding sequence ATGACTATTTATTTTTACAAGGTTTGGCAGCCTTACGGTTGTTTTTCTAATTTTTCGTTTCACTCCATCCAATTTGATGGCGTTTGCTGGTCTACAGTTGAGCATTATTACCAAGCTCAAAAGTTTGTAGGAACACGAGACGCGGTAGCTATACCTCTCATTTATGCTGCTGAAACACCAGAACAAGCAGCAGCATTGGGGCGCGATTGTTCTCGCCAGGTTCGTCCTGACTGGGAGATAGTGAAAACTCAAGTGATGAGAGAAGCCGTCCTCAAAAAGTTTCTAACTCATGCCGATATTAGAGAAATTCTTTTGGCCACAAGCGACCAACTTATTGTAGAAAATTCTCCTACCGATTATTTTTGGGGCTGTGGAGCCAAGAACACAGGTCAAAATTATCTTGGTAAAATCCTAATGAGCGTGCGTGAAGACCTCCGTACTTTACCGTCCTTGTCAAGGATTTCGGAATCTTTGAGATTTGAAGTTTCAAATTGA
- a CDS encoding RDD family protein, which produces MHIFNRVKFRTPESVELEFTLAGIGNRAWALLIDYHVLAAIMVALIIIWTTVSVQLNELWTSIFGSKAALWLIAIASLIGFTIYAGYFVIFETLWQGQTPGKRVAKIRVVRDDGRPVGLPQTTLRALLRPIDEFLFIGAFLIMFARREKRLGDLAAGTIVIQNQTVTASRTFTLSEQAKQEADKLLQIADLSVMLPDDFAVIKEYLHRRGAMTAKARASVALRLAKDVQAILHLETIPESTSPDILLEAIYIAYQNKVNG; this is translated from the coding sequence ATGCATATATTTAATCGTGTAAAATTTCGTACACCAGAAAGTGTAGAACTCGAATTTACTCTCGCTGGTATTGGCAATCGAGCTTGGGCGTTACTGATTGACTATCACGTTCTAGCTGCAATTATGGTGGCGTTAATTATCATATGGACAACAGTTTCTGTTCAATTGAATGAGCTATGGACATCTATTTTTGGTAGCAAAGCTGCTCTTTGGTTGATTGCGATCGCATCCCTCATTGGGTTTACTATTTATGCAGGATACTTTGTGATTTTTGAAACGCTTTGGCAAGGTCAAACTCCTGGTAAACGAGTTGCCAAGATTCGAGTTGTCCGAGATGATGGTAGACCTGTAGGATTGCCACAAACAACATTACGTGCTTTGCTAAGACCGATTGACGAGTTTTTATTTATTGGTGCTTTTCTGATTATGTTTGCTCGACGTGAAAAGCGTCTGGGAGATTTAGCTGCTGGCACAATTGTGATTCAAAATCAAACAGTGACGGCATCAAGAACTTTTACTTTATCAGAACAGGCGAAGCAAGAAGCAGATAAATTGCTACAAATTGCCGATTTATCAGTCATGTTACCAGATGATTTTGCTGTGATTAAAGAATATTTGCACAGACGAGGTGCTATGACTGCAAAAGCAAGGGCTTCAGTCGCTTTGCGGCTTGCTAAAGATGTTCAAGCAATTCTTCACTTAGAGACAATACCAGAAAGTACTTCCCCTGATATTTTATTGGAAGCAATTTATATTGCTTATCAGAATAAGGTTAATGGTTAG
- a CDS encoding DUF58 domain-containing protein produces the protein MIPSKQVYFLLILGILLAPTIAIFLGIPHSILLTLLFDFAVLVLMLVDGLQVRRHRVQVTRELPSRLSIGRDNPVLLKVRSGKATATLQIRDFYPTEFGVSVPLLNTTVPSNNTQELTYTVHPSQRGEFPWGDIQVRQLGAWGLAWDNRKILHSLKVKVYPDLVGLRSLSIRLTLQSSGVNRQSRQLGIGTEFAELRNYRMGDDLRFIDWKATARRVGTHGNTPPLVRVLEPEQEQTLLILLDRGRLMTARVQGLQRFDWGLNATLSLALAGLQRGDRVGVGVFDRQMHLWIPSERGQHHLSHLIDRLTPIQPVLLESDYVGAVTSVVQQQSRRCLVVVITDLVDVTASVELLAALTRLAPRYLPFCVTLRDPLVDRIAHTPESEVTAAYTRAVALDLLAQRQVAFAQLKQKGVLVLDAPASQISNQLVDRYLGLKARNLL, from the coding sequence ATGATTCCCTCAAAACAAGTCTATTTCTTATTAATATTAGGAATTTTGCTTGCACCAACGATCGCCATCTTTCTTGGCATTCCACACAGCATCTTGTTGACTTTGCTGTTTGATTTTGCGGTGCTAGTGTTGATGCTTGTCGATGGTTTGCAAGTACGACGCCATCGAGTGCAGGTAACGCGGGAGTTACCATCAAGATTGTCTATTGGGCGGGATAACCCAGTTTTACTCAAAGTCAGATCGGGAAAAGCCACAGCAACTCTTCAAATCCGCGACTTCTACCCAACTGAATTTGGGGTGTCTGTACCACTCCTAAATACCACCGTCCCCAGTAACAACACTCAAGAACTCACTTATACGGTTCACCCAAGTCAACGTGGAGAGTTTCCTTGGGGTGATATCCAAGTTAGACAACTCGGTGCTTGGGGTTTAGCTTGGGATAATAGAAAGATTCTTCACAGTTTGAAAGTTAAAGTTTATCCCGATTTGGTGGGGTTGCGATCGCTTTCCATTCGCCTGACACTACAATCTTCTGGAGTCAACCGTCAATCCCGCCAACTAGGTATTGGTACTGAGTTTGCCGAACTGCGTAACTACCGGATGGGTGACGATCTGCGATTTATTGATTGGAAAGCCACAGCCCGTCGCGTAGGGACTCATGGCAATACACCGCCTCTAGTTAGGGTTTTGGAACCAGAACAAGAACAAACTTTGCTTATTCTGCTTGACCGAGGACGGTTAATGACTGCACGAGTACAAGGTTTACAAAGATTTGACTGGGGTTTGAATGCGACTTTATCCCTAGCTTTAGCAGGATTGCAGCGAGGCGATCGTGTTGGTGTAGGGGTATTTGACCGTCAAATGCATTTGTGGATACCCTCAGAAAGGGGTCAACATCACTTGAGCCATCTTATAGATCGCCTCACTCCCATTCAACCCGTATTACTAGAATCTGATTATGTAGGCGCAGTCACGAGTGTTGTGCAGCAGCAATCTCGGCGTTGTCTTGTGGTTGTCATTACCGATTTAGTTGATGTGACTGCTTCTGTAGAACTCCTTGCAGCACTCACCAGACTAGCACCCCGCTATCTACCCTTCTGTGTCACCCTGCGCGATCCTCTTGTTGACCGCATAGCACATACACCAGAAAGTGAGGTCACGGCTGCTTATACCCGTGCTGTCGCCCTAGATTTATTAGCACAACGACAAGTCGCATTTGCCCAGCTTAAACAAAAAGGGGTCTTGGTACTTGATGCGCCTGCAAGTCAAATAAGTAACCAATTAGTTGATAGATATTTAGGACTCAAAGCACGCAATTTACTGTGA
- a CDS encoding type II toxin-antitoxin system VapC family toxin, which produces MMTIYILDTDHLSLYGRNHPTVIARLLAAQVRLTTTAINVEEQLRGRLAQVAEAKDGATQSSAYQRLVETVMLLSEFNILQYDAKSYEIYQALRAQRIRIGTQDLRIASIALAHNGILLTRNLQDFEKVPGLTIQDWSI; this is translated from the coding sequence ATGATGACAATTTATATTTTAGACACGGATCATCTTAGTCTCTACGGACGGAATCACCCAACAGTTATCGCAAGACTCTTGGCTGCTCAGGTACGACTAACTACGACTGCAATCAATGTTGAAGAACAGTTAAGGGGTCGTTTGGCTCAAGTTGCTGAAGCCAAGGATGGAGCTACACAGTCCAGTGCTTACCAACGACTTGTAGAAACGGTTATGCTACTGTCTGAATTTAATATTCTTCAGTATGATGCAAAATCTTATGAGATTTACCAAGCGCTTAGAGCGCAACGGATTCGCATCGGTACTCAAGATTTACGCATCGCATCGATCGCACTAGCTCATAACGGTATTCTTTTAACAAGAAACCTACAAGATTTTGAGAAAGTTCCGGGATTAACCATTCAAGATTGGTCAATTTAG
- a CDS encoding AAA family ATPase, producing MNSTNPVLNRLNHELNQVVVGQSTLIEQLLVALLAGGHVILEGVPGTGKTLLVKVLAQFIQAEFRRVQLTPDVLPSDITGTNIFDLTTRSFSLKKGPVFTEILLADEINRTPPKTQAALLEAMEEMQVTLDGESLPLPDLFWTIATQNPLEFEGTYPLPEAQLDRFLFKLVVDYPDQAAEKQMLLNRQAGFAARRMDISRLQPVATVEQILEARQAVREVKVSEVTIDYLLALVRSSRQYPDLTLGASPRAAGAWLQTSQAAAYLAGKDFVTPDDVKSVAPPLLRHRFILKPEAMLDGVQIDAVISSILNKVPVPR from the coding sequence ATGAATTCAACCAATCCTGTATTAAATCGCCTTAACCACGAACTGAATCAAGTTGTTGTCGGTCAATCTACCCTAATAGAGCAGTTATTGGTGGCACTGCTAGCAGGTGGACACGTTATTTTGGAAGGAGTACCGGGAACTGGGAAAACTCTTTTGGTCAAAGTCTTGGCACAGTTCATTCAAGCTGAATTCCGCCGCGTTCAGCTGACGCCCGATGTCTTACCTTCTGATATCACTGGTACAAATATTTTTGATTTAACAACCCGCAGTTTCAGTTTAAAAAAGGGACCAGTGTTTACTGAAATATTGCTTGCAGACGAAATCAACCGTACTCCTCCCAAAACGCAAGCAGCACTGTTGGAAGCAATGGAAGAGATGCAGGTTACGCTAGATGGTGAAAGTTTACCTTTGCCAGATTTATTTTGGACGATCGCAACGCAAAACCCCCTAGAGTTTGAAGGGACGTATCCATTACCAGAAGCCCAGTTGGATAGGTTTTTATTTAAACTGGTGGTCGATTACCCAGATCAAGCTGCAGAAAAGCAGATGTTACTCAATCGTCAAGCAGGATTTGCCGCACGACGAATGGATATTTCTCGCTTGCAACCAGTTGCAACTGTAGAGCAAATTTTGGAAGCACGACAAGCTGTTAGAGAAGTCAAAGTTTCTGAGGTGACCATTGATTATCTTTTAGCCTTGGTAAGATCGTCGCGACAATATCCCGATCTCACATTAGGTGCATCACCTCGTGCGGCGGGTGCTTGGCTACAAACATCCCAAGCAGCTGCATATTTGGCAGGAAAAGATTTTGTCACACCTGATGATGTAAAATCTGTTGCACCTCCTTTGTTGCGCCATCGTTTTATTCTTAAACCAGAAGCAATGCTAGATGGGGTACAAATTGATGCAGTTATTTCTTCAATTTTGAATAAGGTTCCAGTTCCAAGGTAA
- a CDS encoding DUF4129 domain-containing protein, producing the protein MSLDSFEKTSWNWQFSQLQQQVGEWIEYQFSGFQFKPELPNGWQISPWLFDILNFIFWLLLSLFLLWVCWRLWRELSPYLYSWLARISHSSSSSGKSKESEMSVAIWLARSQDFSRQGNHREACRCLYFAMLQHLHERGVLPHKPSRTDGEYLQLLQMSVTPVQPYETLITTHEQLCFSNADVNSENYEHCQQAYQELMAND; encoded by the coding sequence ATGTCCTTAGATTCTTTTGAAAAAACAAGTTGGAATTGGCAGTTCTCCCAATTGCAACAACAAGTTGGAGAATGGATAGAATATCAGTTTTCTGGCTTCCAATTTAAACCGGAACTACCTAATGGATGGCAAATAAGCCCTTGGTTGTTTGACATACTAAACTTCATATTTTGGCTACTACTCAGCTTATTCTTACTATGGGTCTGTTGGCGGTTATGGCGAGAACTCAGCCCCTATCTTTATTCTTGGTTAGCCAGAATCAGTCATTCAAGTAGTTCTAGTGGTAAAAGCAAAGAAAGCGAGATGTCAGTCGCGATATGGTTAGCGCGATCGCAAGACTTTTCTCGACAGGGAAACCATCGTGAAGCTTGTCGCTGTTTATACTTCGCCATGTTACAGCATTTACACGAGCGCGGAGTTCTTCCCCACAAGCCCAGCCGTACAGACGGGGAGTATTTACAATTGCTACAAATGTCTGTAACCCCCGTACAACCATATGAAACTTTAATTACCACTCACGAGCAATTATGTTTTAGCAATGCGGATGTAAACTCTGAGAATTACGAGCATTGCCAACAAGCTTATCAAGAGTTAATGGCTAATGACTAA
- a CDS encoding DUF4346 domain-containing protein: MDLTVSDLAVIDEKLSQRHIDLDPSGYFIIYLNREEGLICAKHYTNVIDDRGLAVDPETGQVIPARGKVERTHTIVFSGRTAKELCVRIFEQTQPCPVTQLDHAAYLGREFIRAEIALVTGQEYVQD, translated from the coding sequence ATGGATTTGACTGTTTCAGATTTAGCGGTAATTGATGAAAAGCTTTCTCAGCGTCATATCGATCTTGACCCAAGTGGGTATTTCATTATTTACCTGAATCGGGAAGAAGGTTTAATTTGTGCCAAGCATTATACAAATGTTATTGACGATCGCGGTTTAGCGGTCGATCCTGAAACAGGGCAAGTGATTCCCGCACGGGGAAAAGTAGAACGAACTCACACTATAGTCTTCAGTGGCAGAACAGCAAAAGAACTCTGCGTTAGAATCTTTGAGCAAACTCAACCCTGTCCGGTCACTCAGCTAGACCACGCTGCTTACTTAGGTCGGGAATTCATCCGCGCCGAGATTGCTTTGGTGACAGGGCAAGAGTATGTTCAGGACTAA
- the psb32 gene encoding photosystem II repair protein Psb32, which yields MKQLLNQVCNLKNSIKLLFLPLVMVVLASSLFVMPALATSVYQIPDITPGSTWVVDQGEVISRSNEGKISSAFENLAKQTGNEVRFVTVRRLDYGETPESFTKQLFERWFPTKERSANQTLLMIDTLTNGISIVTGDKVQSLMSDDIAKSVAYETLTAPLRDGNKYNQAFLDASDRLVAVLSGEPDPGPPQIAEKVQVEGTFTKAEDTDQGNATAWVIGLLIAATIIPMATYYVYQINQPSSNG from the coding sequence ATGAAACAGCTCCTCAACCAAGTATGTAATTTGAAAAATAGTATCAAATTGCTATTTCTGCCACTTGTGATGGTAGTTCTCGCTTCTTCTCTGTTTGTTATGCCTGCTTTGGCTACAAGTGTGTATCAAATACCAGATATCACACCTGGTAGCACTTGGGTTGTCGATCAAGGTGAAGTTATCAGCCGTTCCAACGAAGGCAAGATTAGCAGCGCTTTTGAGAACTTGGCAAAACAAACAGGAAATGAAGTCAGATTTGTTACAGTTCGCCGTCTTGACTATGGTGAAACTCCTGAAAGCTTCACAAAACAACTATTTGAAAGATGGTTTCCCACAAAAGAGCGCTCGGCAAATCAAACACTACTGATGATTGATACCTTAACTAACGGTATCTCAATCGTTACTGGTGACAAAGTACAATCTTTGATGTCAGATGACATTGCTAAAAGTGTAGCTTATGAAACTTTGACAGCACCATTACGGGACGGCAACAAGTACAATCAGGCGTTTTTAGATGCAAGCGATCGCTTAGTCGCCGTCCTATCTGGCGAACCCGATCCAGGACCACCCCAAATTGCTGAAAAAGTACAGGTAGAAGGCACTTTCACAAAAGCAGAAGACACCGACCAAGGTAATGCCACTGCTTGGGTGATCGGGCTTCTCATTGCTGCAACCATTATCCCGATGGCAACATACTACGTTTACCAGATTAATCAGCCATCATCTAATGGGTAA